A genome region from Tursiops truncatus isolate mTurTru1 chromosome 15, mTurTru1.mat.Y, whole genome shotgun sequence includes the following:
- the LAT2 gene encoding linker for activation of T-cells family member 2 isoform X3 — protein sequence MSVDTELLWSGAALLLLLGAAAGLCVRCSPRAGAKRSEKIYEQRSLQENQQNFAVARTYTLVREAWPGPLVDTASNAASARKDKLLQFSPSLEESSSSRHPFAMDYFDSGRFQKPPEDEDDTNSYENVLICEPKKTESGDEESEGYQNSASIRQWRESRRVVEPVPREAPPYPVGSPDEDDGEPDYVNGDVAAIKA from the exons ATGAGCGTGGACACGGAGCTGCTGTGGTCGGGGGCGGCcctactgctgctgctgggggcGGCGGCCGGCCTGTGTGTGCGCTGCTCCCCCCGCGCAG GTGCAAAGAGGTCCGAGAAAATCTATGAGCAGAGGAGCCT GCAAGAGAATCAGCAGAACTTTGCGGTGGCCCGGACCTATACCC TGGTCAGGGAGGCCTGGCCAGGGCCCCTGGTGGACACGGCCTCCAACGCGGCATCAGCAAG GAAGGACAAGCTGCTGCAGTTCTCCCCCAGCCTCGAGG AGTCTTCATCCTCCAG ACACCCCTTCGCCATGGACTATTTTGATAGTGGGCGGTTCCAGAAGCCCCCGGAAG ATGAAGATGACACCAATTCCTATGAGAACGTGCTCATCTGTGAGCCAAAGAAAACCGAATCAG GGGACGAGGAGTCTGAGGGTTATCAGAACTCAGCATCCATCCGGCAGTGGCGGGAGTCCAGGAGAGTCGTGG AGCCGGTCCCGAGGGAAGCACCTCCCTACCCGGTAGGAAGCCCAGACGAGGACGACGGGGAGCCCGATTACGTGAATGGGGACGTGGCAGCCATCAAAGCCTAG
- the LAT2 gene encoding linker for activation of T-cells family member 2 isoform X2, which yields MSVDTELLWSGAALLLLLGAAAGLCVRCSPRAGAKRSEKIYEQRSLQENQQNFAVARTYTLVREAWPGPLVDTASNAASARKDKLLQFSPSLEESSSSRYQNFSKGSRRTSDASYIHPFAMDYFDSGRFQKPPEDEDDTNSYENVLICEPKKTESGDEESEGYQNSASIRQWRESRRVVGSPDEDDGEPDYVNGDVAAIKA from the exons ATGAGCGTGGACACGGAGCTGCTGTGGTCGGGGGCGGCcctactgctgctgctgggggcGGCGGCCGGCCTGTGTGTGCGCTGCTCCCCCCGCGCAG GTGCAAAGAGGTCCGAGAAAATCTATGAGCAGAGGAGCCT GCAAGAGAATCAGCAGAACTTTGCGGTGGCCCGGACCTATACCC TGGTCAGGGAGGCCTGGCCAGGGCCCCTGGTGGACACGGCCTCCAACGCGGCATCAGCAAG GAAGGACAAGCTGCTGCAGTTCTCCCCCAGCCTCGAGG AGTCTTCATCCTCCAGGTACCAGAACTTCAGCAAAG GAAGTAGACGCACATCAGATGCATCCTACAT ACACCCCTTCGCCATGGACTATTTTGATAGTGGGCGGTTCCAGAAGCCCCCGGAAG ATGAAGATGACACCAATTCCTATGAGAACGTGCTCATCTGTGAGCCAAAGAAAACCGAATCAG GGGACGAGGAGTCTGAGGGTTATCAGAACTCAGCATCCATCCGGCAGTGGCGGGAGTCCAGGAGAGTCGTGG GAAGCCCAGACGAGGACGACGGGGAGCCCGATTACGTGAATGGGGACGTGGCAGCCATCAAAGCCTAG
- the LAT2 gene encoding linker for activation of T-cells family member 2 isoform X1 yields MSVDTELLWSGAALLLLLGAAAGLCVRCSPRAGAKRSEKIYEQRSLQENQQNFAVARTYTLVREAWPGPLVDTASNAASARKDKLLQFSPSLEESSSSRYQNFSKGSRRTSDASYIHPFAMDYFDSGRFQKPPEDEDDTNSYENVLICEPKKTESGDEESEGYQNSASIRQWRESRRVVEPVPREAPPYPVGSPDEDDGEPDYVNGDVAAIKA; encoded by the exons ATGAGCGTGGACACGGAGCTGCTGTGGTCGGGGGCGGCcctactgctgctgctgggggcGGCGGCCGGCCTGTGTGTGCGCTGCTCCCCCCGCGCAG GTGCAAAGAGGTCCGAGAAAATCTATGAGCAGAGGAGCCT GCAAGAGAATCAGCAGAACTTTGCGGTGGCCCGGACCTATACCC TGGTCAGGGAGGCCTGGCCAGGGCCCCTGGTGGACACGGCCTCCAACGCGGCATCAGCAAG GAAGGACAAGCTGCTGCAGTTCTCCCCCAGCCTCGAGG AGTCTTCATCCTCCAGGTACCAGAACTTCAGCAAAG GAAGTAGACGCACATCAGATGCATCCTACAT ACACCCCTTCGCCATGGACTATTTTGATAGTGGGCGGTTCCAGAAGCCCCCGGAAG ATGAAGATGACACCAATTCCTATGAGAACGTGCTCATCTGTGAGCCAAAGAAAACCGAATCAG GGGACGAGGAGTCTGAGGGTTATCAGAACTCAGCATCCATCCGGCAGTGGCGGGAGTCCAGGAGAGTCGTGG AGCCGGTCCCGAGGGAAGCACCTCCCTACCCGGTAGGAAGCCCAGACGAGGACGACGGGGAGCCCGATTACGTGAATGGGGACGTGGCAGCCATCAAAGCCTAG
- the LAT2 gene encoding linker for activation of T-cells family member 2 isoform X4: MSVDTELLWSGAALLLLLGAAAGLCVRCSPRAGAKRSEKIYEQRSLQENQQNFAVARTYTRRTSCCSSPPASRSLHPPGTRTSAKEVDAHQMHPTYTPSPWTILIVGGSRSPRKMKMTPIPMRTCSSVSQRKPNQGTRSLRVIRTQHPSGSGGSPGESWEAQTRTTGSPIT, translated from the exons ATGAGCGTGGACACGGAGCTGCTGTGGTCGGGGGCGGCcctactgctgctgctgggggcGGCGGCCGGCCTGTGTGTGCGCTGCTCCCCCCGCGCAG GTGCAAAGAGGTCCGAGAAAATCTATGAGCAGAGGAGCCT GCAAGAGAATCAGCAGAACTTTGCGGTGGCCCGGACCTATACCC GAAGGACAAGCTGCTGCAGTTCTCCCCCAGCCTCGAGG AGTCTTCATCCTCCAGGTACCAGAACTTCAGCAAAG GAAGTAGACGCACATCAGATGCATCCTACAT ACACCCCTTCGCCATGGACTATTTTGATAGTGGGCGGTTCCAGAAGCCCCCGGAAG ATGAAGATGACACCAATTCCTATGAGAACGTGCTCATCTGTGAGCCAAAGAAAACCGAATCAG GGGACGAGGAGTCTGAGGGTTATCAGAACTCAGCATCCATCCGGCAGTGGCGGGAGTCCAGGAGAGTCGTGG GAAGCCCAGACGAGGACGACGGGGAGCCCGATTACGTGA